A single window of Eucalyptus grandis isolate ANBG69807.140 chromosome 1, ASM1654582v1, whole genome shotgun sequence DNA harbors:
- the LOC104447327 gene encoding putative pentatricopeptide repeat-containing protein At5g37570, with amino-acid sequence MPLHSSLTRVPVSDKLPSIVTLLRSCKNAAHLHQLHAQIIAKGLEQDQFVASHFICLAYSLASLSTAPASSLRPPAQSPSSGTPSSKRTLPEGPPGVDTLSVFARMRRAGAPPGKFTYPLVLKSCAGQSRVREGRGVHGGVVKSGLDEDVFVGTSLVDLYGKCGQIECARKVFDAMPQRVWFLGRRWLSVTSALGFGRGERLFREMPLRNVKSWNAMITGLARAGDMKSARELLRKCLKECGFFHCVIDGYAKAGDMASARALFEQAPVKDMFVWSSMISGYAQNGLPNEAVKVFVEMVSKNIKPDEFTLVGLMSACSQVGCGKLAKWGRFLFSESSIALKTAHVVAALIDMNAKCGNIERATELFKILLKDIISVP; translated from the coding sequence ATGCCTCTCCATTCTTCACTGACCCGCGTCCCCGTCTCCGACAAGCTGCCCTCCATCGTCACCCTCCTCAGATCCTGCAAGAACGCCGCCCACCTCCACCAGCTGCACGCCCAGATCATCGCCAAAGGGCTGGAGCAGGACCAGTTCGTCGCCTCCCACTTCATCTGCCTCGCCTACTCCCTCGCCTCCCTCTCTACTGCTCCCGCTTCTTCGCTGCGTCCTCCCGCCCAATCCCCGTCCTCTGGAACTCCCTCCTCAAAGCGTACTTTGCCAGAGGGGCCTCCTGGGGTCGACACCCTCTCGGTCTTCGCCCGCATGAGGAGGGCCGGCGCCCCGCCCGGCAAGTTCACGTACCCGTTGGTCTTGAAATCTTGCGCCGGCCAGTCGAGGGTGCGGGAAGGGAGGGGAGTTCATGGGGGTGTCGTGAAGAGCGGTCTCGACGAGGATGTGTTCGTGGGCACGAGCTTGGTTGATTTGTACGGCAAGTGCGGCCAGATAGAGTGCGCGCGGAAGGTGTTTGATGCTATGCCCCAGCGTGTGTGGTTTCTTGGACGGCGATGGTTGTCGGTTACGTCGGCGCTGGGATTTGGGCGAGGCGAGAGACTTTTTCGGGAAATGCCTCTGAGAAATGTGAAGTCGTGGAATGCGATGATCACTGGGCTTGCCAGAGCGGGTGACATGAAGAGTGCTAGGGAACTTTTGAGGAAATGCCTGAAGGAATGTGGTTTCTTTCACTGCGTGATTGATGGGTATGCAAAGGCTGGTGATATGGCATCGGCAAGGGCTCTGTTTGAGCAAGCGCCTGTGAAGGATATGTTCGTTTGGTCGTCGATGATATCGGGATATGCACAAAATGGTCTTCCGAATGAAGCTGTGAAGGTTTTTGTTGAGATGGTGTCAAAGAATATCAAGCCTGATGAGTTCACGTTGGTTGGCCTGATGTCGGCTTGTTCCCAAGTAGGTTGTGGGAAGTTAGCCAAGTGGGGTCGATTCTTATTTAGCGAGAGTTCAATTGCTCTCAAGACAGCTCATGTTGTTGCAGCTCTAATAGACATGAATGCAAAATGTGGGAACATTGAGAGAGCTACAGAATTGTTCAAAATATTGCTCAAAGACATCATTTCTGTTCCATGA